A stretch of Myxococcus hansupus DNA encodes these proteins:
- a CDS encoding gamma-glutamylcyclotransferase has product MDSHYDQVMKARAGADPSATRLYFAYSTILDRAAFEEWRSQHSYDFFELPEGRLAEALDVDLVYDFPSRWWGGRVAGLTDAAGQKVHGRLFEIRGQDWPIIQHKEGFVTSMCVERTVRVRVDGQEVEATAFVTNPRRASSDGPISSRFVEALVRGARAAGLPADYVARLERGA; this is encoded by the coding sequence ATGGATTCGCATTACGACCAGGTGATGAAGGCGCGCGCGGGCGCGGACCCGTCCGCCACGCGGTTGTACTTCGCGTACTCGACCATCCTGGACCGCGCGGCGTTCGAGGAGTGGCGCTCGCAGCACAGCTACGACTTCTTCGAGCTGCCGGAAGGCCGCCTGGCCGAGGCGCTGGACGTGGACCTCGTCTACGACTTCCCGTCCCGTTGGTGGGGCGGCCGCGTCGCGGGGCTGACGGACGCAGCGGGGCAGAAGGTCCATGGCCGCCTGTTCGAGATTCGCGGGCAGGACTGGCCCATCATCCAGCACAAAGAAGGCTTCGTGACGAGCATGTGCGTGGAGCGCACGGTGCGCGTGCGGGTGGACGGTCAGGAGGTGGAGGCCACCGCCTTCGTCACCAATCCGCGCCGCGCCTCGTCCGACGGCCCCATCAGCTCGCGCTTCGTGGAGGCGCTGGTGCGCGGAGCCCGGGCCGCGGGGTTGCCCGCGGACTACGTGGCGCGCCTCGAGCGCGGAGCTTAG
- a CDS encoding MFS transporter translates to MNHAAFRRQFLRSFASLASAIPLFRPGSSLPGSTAPLLGAPPADGPGPRLAESHGRLRQTLGVSVMEGMFAEVFTACAGATVLTAWAIALKLGPFLVGVMTALPFFAQFVQFPAAWLTGLFGHRRVALTAVFLSRVVMFPLAILPWLGLPFEGQQRLLMTVAGVSAALSVVGNNAWVSWMGELVPRAIRGRFFGRRTALTTLAGTLASLGAGLLMDRLRPEGGVGVALPLLALASCIMGIVTTLMMASQHDPAPPGTTPPLELKGALVPFKDDNARRVLTYQMAWNAAVGVSAPFFALHSLQNLKMTFVIMALHAAAVAGVRILAAPLWGRAIDRCGAQPVLMACSLGIAFIPALWLLPSAGTLWPLLFDVLLAGALWGGHGLAIFELPLAVAPRKNRPFYLAAFATAGGLAYAAAAALGGGIAAALPTHFTLGGHSWVNLHVLFVLSSVARLGAALLTARILEPGVRPARSVGALLERLLPRPIAAQRTALDK, encoded by the coding sequence GTGAATCACGCAGCCTTTCGTCGGCAGTTTCTCCGCAGCTTCGCTTCGCTCGCTTCCGCGATTCCGCTGTTCCGGCCGGGTTCGTCCCTGCCCGGCTCGACCGCTCCGCTGCTGGGAGCGCCTCCCGCGGATGGGCCCGGGCCCCGGCTCGCCGAGTCCCACGGCAGGCTGCGTCAGACGCTGGGCGTCTCCGTGATGGAGGGCATGTTCGCGGAGGTCTTCACCGCCTGCGCGGGCGCGACGGTGCTCACCGCCTGGGCCATTGCCCTGAAGCTGGGCCCCTTCCTGGTGGGCGTGATGACCGCCCTTCCCTTCTTCGCGCAGTTCGTCCAGTTCCCCGCCGCGTGGCTGACGGGCCTGTTCGGACACCGGCGGGTGGCGCTCACCGCGGTGTTCCTGTCGCGCGTGGTGATGTTTCCCCTGGCCATTCTTCCCTGGCTGGGATTGCCCTTCGAAGGGCAGCAACGCCTGCTGATGACGGTGGCGGGCGTCTCCGCCGCGCTGAGCGTGGTGGGCAACAACGCCTGGGTGTCGTGGATGGGGGAGCTGGTGCCCCGCGCCATCCGAGGCCGCTTCTTCGGACGGCGCACCGCGCTCACCACGCTGGCGGGCACCCTGGCCTCGCTCGGCGCGGGGCTCCTGATGGACCGGCTGCGCCCCGAGGGGGGTGTCGGCGTGGCGCTGCCGCTGCTGGCCTTGGCGTCGTGCATCATGGGCATCGTCACCACCTTGATGATGGCCTCGCAGCATGACCCGGCGCCTCCTGGCACCACGCCCCCGCTGGAGCTGAAGGGCGCGCTGGTTCCCTTCAAGGATGACAACGCGCGCCGCGTGCTGACCTACCAGATGGCCTGGAACGCGGCCGTGGGCGTCTCCGCGCCCTTCTTCGCGCTGCACAGCTTGCAGAACCTCAAGATGACCTTCGTCATCATGGCGCTCCACGCCGCCGCGGTGGCGGGGGTGCGCATCCTGGCGGCGCCGCTCTGGGGCCGCGCCATTGACCGCTGTGGCGCCCAGCCCGTCCTGATGGCGTGCTCCCTGGGCATCGCCTTCATCCCCGCGCTCTGGCTGCTGCCCTCCGCGGGCACCCTGTGGCCGCTGCTCTTCGACGTCCTCCTCGCCGGCGCGCTGTGGGGTGGCCACGGCCTGGCCATCTTCGAGCTGCCCCTCGCCGTCGCCCCTCGGAAGAACCGCCCCTTCTACCTCGCGGCCTTCGCCACCGCGGGCGGCCTGGCCTACGCCGCCGCCGCCGCGCTGGGGGGCGGCATCGCCGCGGCGCTGCCCACCCACTTCACGCTGGGCGGCCACTCCTGGGTGAACCTGCACGTCCTCTTCGTCCTGTCCTCGGTGGCCCGTCTGGGCGCCGCCCTGCTGACGGCGCGCATCCTCGAGCCCGGCGTCCGTCCCGCGCGTTCGGTGGGCGCGCTGTTGGAACGCCTGCTGCCTCGCCCAATCGCTGCTCAGCGCACTGCGTTGGACAAATAA
- a CDS encoding polyprenyl synthetase family protein: MDLARELTDFLGAVEQRLGSTLVDGDAGPGVKGDTLMEAARHLCLGSGSKRARPMLTRLFGGAVGVPAERLVDVAVAAELIHSASLLHDDVVDAGMFRRGRPTVNARWGNIVAVMSGDLILANGLHQLSLLDARLTRSALSVVAEMTRAAIAEVEARGDLDLPMNRLRFIAEGKTGSLFGWCGNAAATLADRPEAVERFDGFGRHLGVAFQIADDIRDILGTDVGKPRYADVHSRTPSMPILLAVAKDESLRRKLKDAWAFSAITPERTKEIGAAIEATGAVDASMERMNAEIEAALDKLGHFAEEPTGAELVSWARRLSAGIAEQVQGRAA; encoded by the coding sequence ATGGATCTGGCTCGGGAGCTGACGGACTTTCTGGGGGCGGTGGAGCAGCGGCTTGGCAGCACCCTGGTGGATGGTGACGCCGGTCCGGGCGTGAAGGGTGACACGCTGATGGAGGCTGCCCGTCACCTCTGCCTGGGAAGCGGCAGCAAGCGCGCGCGTCCCATGCTGACGCGGCTGTTCGGCGGCGCGGTGGGGGTGCCGGCGGAGCGGCTGGTGGACGTGGCGGTGGCCGCGGAGCTCATCCACTCGGCCAGCCTCCTTCATGACGACGTGGTGGACGCGGGCATGTTCCGCCGCGGCCGGCCCACGGTGAACGCGCGTTGGGGCAACATCGTCGCGGTGATGAGCGGCGACCTCATCCTGGCCAACGGTCTGCACCAACTGTCCCTGCTGGACGCGCGGCTGACGCGCAGCGCGCTGTCCGTCGTGGCGGAGATGACGCGCGCCGCCATCGCCGAGGTGGAAGCACGGGGAGACCTGGACCTGCCGATGAACCGGCTGCGCTTCATCGCCGAGGGCAAGACGGGGTCGCTCTTCGGCTGGTGTGGCAACGCGGCGGCGACGCTGGCGGATCGGCCCGAGGCGGTGGAGCGCTTCGACGGCTTCGGTCGGCACCTGGGCGTGGCGTTCCAGATCGCCGACGACATCCGGGACATCCTCGGCACGGACGTGGGCAAGCCGCGCTACGCGGACGTGCACTCGCGCACGCCGTCCATGCCCATCCTCCTGGCGGTGGCCAAGGATGAGTCGCTGCGCCGGAAGCTGAAGGATGCGTGGGCGTTCTCCGCCATCACCCCGGAGCGCACGAAGGAGATTGGCGCGGCCATCGAGGCCACGGGCGCGGTGGACGCGTCCATGGAGCGCATGAACGCGGAGATCGAGGCCGCGCTCGACAAGCTGGGCCACTTCGCCGAGGAGCCCACCGGCGCGGAGCTGGTGAGCTGGGCGCGGCGGCTGTCGGCCGGCATCGCCGAGCAAGTCCAGGGGCGCGCTGCATGA
- a CDS encoding GbsR/MarR family transcriptional regulator, translating into MKGYLWTGGPGSPASEAPPADGRLAPWEAIAVDAVGNVIEFWGFKRNQGKVWALLYLRGEPLTAGEIERELDLSKGGVSMLLRDLERWGVIQRVRLPQDTVWRYGAENDLVRMVTHVIEEREAGFVARIRADLAEARRLAESQAELPRDRLQRLEKMATLAEHVERALRLFIKTSRLDVSGVLSVFRDDGSGSRRGSK; encoded by the coding sequence ATGAAAGGCTACCTGTGGACGGGGGGACCCGGGAGCCCTGCCTCGGAGGCGCCGCCAGCGGATGGCCGGCTCGCGCCCTGGGAAGCCATCGCGGTGGATGCGGTGGGAAACGTCATTGAATTCTGGGGGTTCAAGCGCAACCAGGGCAAGGTGTGGGCCCTGCTGTACCTGCGCGGGGAGCCGCTGACCGCCGGTGAAATCGAGCGCGAGCTGGACCTGTCCAAAGGCGGCGTCTCCATGCTGCTGCGCGACTTGGAGCGCTGGGGTGTCATCCAGCGTGTGCGGCTGCCCCAGGACACCGTGTGGCGCTACGGCGCCGAGAATGACCTCGTGCGGATGGTGACGCACGTCATCGAGGAGCGCGAGGCGGGCTTCGTCGCGCGCATCCGCGCCGACCTGGCGGAGGCCCGGCGGTTGGCCGAGTCCCAGGCCGAGCTGCCCCGCGACCGGCTCCAGCGCCTGGAGAAGATGGCGACGCTGGCCGAGCACGTGGAGCGCGCGCTCCGGTTGTTCATCAAGACGTCCCGGCTGGACGTGTCCGGTGTGCTGTCCGTCTTCCGGGACGACGGCTCGGGCTCTCGCCGGGGCTCGAAGTAA
- a CDS encoding M36 family metallopeptidase codes for MAVNSQHDEHRNFDARDAYNAQAKFGVSRAQSASQTALRQAVPGLLVEFDESNGLVRSLTNPVGALSGPSSGDPLAIGLDFVQKHRDAFGLSLNDLANLEVTDRVFSKLSGITNLYLRQTFKGVPVYNAQLQINVGRDGSVLSVHSDFLPSLESAIAGTTPRLGAAEAVAGVAKHLGVRLATAPQSLKAAEGARQLTRVAVEGLSSEPIDAELAVLPVRVGEARLVWRFQVHTLDSDHAYDLTVDAQTGKVWTRFDWVAADSYRVYPMPVESPIHTTPLPPADGRVLVNNPANATASPYGWHDTNGVAGAEYTIPRGNNVHAYVDASNTGQPPATQPNCGATLNCDFPINLTAAPSTYVPAAVTNLFYWNNIIHDVHYQYGFDERSGNFQVNNYGRGGVGNDDVRAEAQDGGGRNNANFLTPPDGQRPRMQMYIWNTVTPNRDGDLDAGIIVHEYGHGISNRLVGGPSNVSCLSNRQQPGEGISDFLSLFYTARATDTGPQGRGVGTYALNQPTTGVGIRPQRYSTSPSVNTWTYASINGQAVPHGVGAVFAQGMWEAYWALVDAHGFDANLYNATGNAGNQRMMLYFTQGLKNTPCSPTFTQVRDGIITAATALHGGVDVCRLWQAFAAFGLGTNAVSGGSGSTAPTNGFAVPTACVSLAPSSAAPADVTL; via the coding sequence ATGGCAGTCAACTCGCAGCATGACGAACACCGCAATTTCGACGCACGCGACGCGTACAATGCCCAGGCGAAGTTTGGCGTTTCCCGCGCGCAGTCGGCCAGCCAGACGGCCCTGCGACAGGCCGTCCCTGGCCTCCTGGTGGAGTTCGACGAGTCCAACGGCCTGGTGCGTTCGCTGACCAATCCGGTGGGCGCGCTGTCCGGCCCCAGCAGCGGAGACCCGCTGGCCATTGGCCTCGACTTCGTCCAGAAGCACCGCGATGCGTTCGGGCTGAGCCTGAACGACCTCGCGAACCTCGAGGTCACGGACCGCGTCTTCTCGAAGCTCAGCGGCATCACCAACCTGTACCTGCGCCAGACGTTCAAGGGCGTGCCCGTCTACAACGCGCAGCTCCAGATCAACGTGGGCCGTGATGGCAGCGTGCTCAGCGTGCACAGCGACTTCCTCCCGTCGCTGGAGTCCGCGATCGCCGGCACCACGCCGCGCCTGGGCGCCGCCGAGGCGGTGGCCGGCGTGGCCAAGCACCTGGGCGTGCGGCTCGCGACGGCGCCCCAGTCCCTGAAGGCGGCGGAAGGCGCGCGCCAGCTCACGCGCGTCGCGGTGGAGGGCCTGTCCTCCGAGCCCATCGACGCGGAGCTGGCCGTGCTGCCGGTCCGCGTGGGCGAGGCGCGCCTGGTGTGGCGCTTCCAGGTCCACACGCTCGACAGCGACCACGCCTATGACCTGACGGTGGACGCGCAGACGGGCAAGGTCTGGACGCGCTTCGACTGGGTGGCCGCGGACTCCTACCGCGTCTATCCCATGCCGGTGGAGAGCCCCATCCACACGACGCCGCTGCCTCCCGCGGACGGCCGCGTGCTGGTCAACAACCCCGCCAACGCCACGGCCTCGCCCTACGGCTGGCACGACACCAACGGCGTCGCCGGGGCGGAGTACACCATCCCGCGCGGCAACAACGTCCACGCCTACGTGGACGCCAGCAACACGGGTCAGCCGCCCGCCACGCAGCCCAACTGCGGCGCGACGCTCAACTGCGACTTCCCCATCAACCTCACGGCCGCGCCGTCCACGTACGTCCCCGCGGCTGTCACGAACCTCTTCTACTGGAACAACATCATCCACGACGTCCACTACCAGTACGGCTTCGACGAGCGTTCCGGTAACTTCCAGGTGAACAACTACGGCCGTGGCGGCGTCGGCAACGACGACGTGCGCGCCGAGGCCCAGGATGGTGGCGGCCGCAACAACGCCAACTTCCTCACCCCGCCGGACGGCCAGCGTCCGCGCATGCAGATGTACATCTGGAACACCGTGACGCCGAACCGCGACGGTGACCTCGACGCGGGCATCATCGTCCACGAGTACGGCCATGGCATCTCCAACCGCCTGGTCGGTGGCCCCAGCAACGTGTCGTGCCTGAGCAACCGCCAGCAGCCGGGCGAGGGCATCAGCGACTTCCTGTCGCTCTTCTACACCGCGCGCGCGACGGACACCGGTCCGCAGGGCCGCGGCGTGGGCACGTACGCGCTGAACCAGCCCACCACCGGCGTGGGCATCCGGCCCCAGCGCTACAGCACCAGCCCCTCCGTCAACACCTGGACCTACGCCAGCATCAACGGCCAGGCCGTTCCGCACGGCGTGGGCGCGGTGTTCGCGCAGGGCATGTGGGAGGCGTACTGGGCGCTCGTCGACGCGCACGGCTTCGACGCCAACCTCTACAACGCCACGGGCAACGCGGGTAACCAGCGCATGATGCTGTACTTCACGCAGGGCCTGAAGAACACGCCGTGCAGCCCCACCTTCACCCAGGTGCGTGACGGCATCATCACCGCGGCCACGGCCCTGCACGGCGGCGTGGACGTCTGCCGCCTGTGGCAGGCCTTCGCCGCGTTCGGTCTGGGCACCAACGCCGTCTCCGGTGGCTCCGGCAGCACCGCGCCCACCAACGGCTTCGCGGTCCCCACCGCGTGCGTGTCCCTCGCTCCGTCGAGCGCCGCTCCGGCCGACGTGACGTTGTAG
- a CDS encoding Gfo/Idh/MocA family protein, with protein MSTKPLRVGVIGADTKASWAGASHIPAIQAQPALVLAAVATRKEESAKAAAKAFGAERWYADPYELIRDERIDIVTVAVKVPAHRELVLAALEAKKAVYCEAPLGATLAETEEMAAAAGALHTAIGLQGRMNPSVRRAAELIAAGKIGRLMSAHVTATTFGYGPQSSSVYDYFNKAASGASFMTITAAHVLDVVEALLGNIIEVDARTELLWPEVQLLDTGKTSVREIPDHLDLIAKTARGASVSVQVLAGVPAGEAQFVLAIRGSEGWLKLTGNHVAGVQVGDLILSASVGFEAPERAIASGATAADFWKGAAINVGEVYACLARDISAGTFATPGFSHAVHNSRLIAAVERAAQTGERQREFAGSKAAPAV; from the coding sequence ATGTCGACCAAGCCATTACGCGTAGGAGTCATTGGTGCCGATACGAAGGCGAGCTGGGCAGGCGCCTCTCACATTCCGGCCATTCAGGCGCAACCCGCTTTGGTGCTTGCCGCAGTCGCGACCCGAAAGGAAGAGAGCGCGAAAGCAGCGGCCAAGGCCTTCGGTGCCGAGCGCTGGTATGCAGACCCCTACGAACTCATCCGTGACGAGCGCATCGATATCGTCACCGTCGCCGTCAAGGTGCCGGCCCACCGCGAGCTGGTGCTCGCGGCGCTGGAGGCAAAGAAGGCTGTGTACTGCGAGGCACCGCTGGGCGCGACCCTGGCTGAAACGGAGGAAATGGCCGCCGCGGCAGGGGCGCTTCACACCGCGATTGGCCTGCAGGGGCGAATGAACCCCTCCGTGCGCCGCGCCGCGGAGCTCATCGCCGCTGGCAAGATCGGCCGGTTGATGTCGGCCCACGTCACAGCGACCACGTTCGGTTACGGTCCGCAGTCGTCCAGTGTCTACGACTACTTCAACAAGGCAGCGTCCGGCGCCAGCTTCATGACCATCACGGCCGCCCACGTCCTCGACGTCGTCGAAGCCCTGCTTGGGAACATCATCGAGGTCGACGCGCGCACCGAGCTTCTCTGGCCGGAGGTTCAACTGCTCGACACCGGCAAGACCTCGGTGCGCGAGATCCCCGACCACCTCGACCTGATCGCCAAGACGGCACGCGGCGCCTCGGTTTCCGTCCAGGTGCTCGCGGGCGTGCCGGCGGGTGAGGCCCAGTTCGTTCTGGCGATTCGCGGTTCGGAAGGCTGGCTGAAGCTGACCGGCAACCATGTCGCGGGCGTCCAGGTTGGCGACCTGATCCTGTCAGCGAGCGTAGGATTCGAAGCGCCCGAAAGGGCCATCGCATCGGGCGCGACGGCCGCCGATTTCTGGAAGGGCGCCGCCATCAATGTCGGCGAGGTATACGCCTGCCTGGCGCGCGATATCTCAGCCGGCACCTTCGCCACCCCGGGCTTTTCGCACGCGGTGCACAACAGCCGACTGATCGCCGCGGTCGAACGCGCGGCGCAGACCGGCGAGCGGCAGCGAGAGTTCGCAGGGTCCAAGGCTGCCCCTGCCGTGTGA
- a CDS encoding efflux RND transporter periplasmic adaptor subunit: protein MRASRAGPCVLAVLLALITARCSQQATPPTQKAPSSPPAASGGAPTLCEHRVPAELCTRCNPDLVDVYKDQGDWCGEHGVPESQCFQCNPGLTFTAQPSAFPEPGTRVRLASAETAREAGIQTHRVRKRPFARTLDVVGQLDFNQNRLAQLAARSEALITDVRADVGDEVKAGQPLVLVTSGTVGADQGRLSAAQSRLSVARSALEREQKLAASGISARKDVEAAEAEVAAADAERNAARAALSAAGASLHGNQGTYALSAPFAGTVVARDAVAGRYAASGQALIHIADLSTMWALLEIPEADAVQVRAGQRVSLAFDGQPGQTRDATLTRIGASVDRASRTVRARVELPNPDGALKAGLFLQARIQLAAEHEAVMVPHAAIQRAQGTTLVFVRKKPGLYEPVVVALGASTREEVEVLQGLAEGAEVVTTGAFLLKTEILKDSIGAGCCETSGDE from the coding sequence ATGCGCGCCTCCCGAGCCGGCCCGTGTGTCCTGGCGGTGCTGCTGGCACTGATCACCGCCCGTTGCAGCCAACAAGCAACGCCCCCCACGCAGAAGGCACCGTCATCGCCGCCAGCCGCCTCGGGAGGCGCCCCCACGCTGTGCGAGCACCGCGTCCCCGCGGAGCTGTGTACCCGCTGCAACCCCGACCTCGTCGACGTCTACAAGGACCAGGGCGACTGGTGCGGCGAGCACGGCGTCCCTGAATCCCAGTGCTTCCAATGCAACCCGGGCCTCACCTTCACGGCCCAGCCCTCCGCGTTCCCGGAGCCAGGCACGCGCGTCCGCCTGGCCTCCGCCGAAACGGCCCGCGAGGCAGGCATCCAGACGCACCGCGTGCGGAAGCGGCCCTTTGCCCGGACCCTGGACGTCGTCGGCCAGCTCGACTTCAACCAGAACCGCCTGGCGCAACTGGCCGCGCGCAGTGAGGCGCTGATCACCGACGTCCGAGCGGATGTCGGTGACGAGGTGAAGGCGGGACAGCCCCTCGTGCTCGTCACGTCGGGGACGGTGGGCGCGGACCAGGGGCGATTGTCGGCGGCGCAGTCGCGGCTGTCCGTGGCGCGCTCGGCGCTCGAACGGGAGCAGAAGCTGGCCGCGAGCGGCATCAGCGCCCGAAAGGACGTCGAAGCCGCCGAGGCGGAGGTCGCCGCGGCCGATGCCGAGCGCAACGCAGCACGCGCGGCCCTGTCCGCCGCGGGGGCCAGTCTCCATGGCAACCAAGGCACCTATGCGCTGTCCGCCCCCTTCGCCGGCACGGTGGTGGCGCGCGATGCCGTCGCCGGACGCTACGCCGCCTCGGGCCAGGCGCTCATCCACATCGCGGACTTGAGCACGATGTGGGCCCTGCTGGAGATCCCCGAGGCGGACGCGGTCCAGGTGCGCGCGGGGCAACGCGTGAGCCTCGCGTTCGACGGCCAGCCCGGGCAGACACGGGACGCCACGCTCACCCGCATCGGCGCCTCGGTGGACCGGGCCTCGCGCACGGTGCGCGCCCGTGTCGAGCTACCCAATCCGGACGGAGCCCTCAAGGCCGGGCTCTTCCTCCAGGCCCGCATCCAACTCGCCGCCGAGCATGAAGCCGTGATGGTCCCCCACGCCGCCATCCAGCGCGCCCAGGGCACGACGCTCGTGTTCGTCAGGAAGAAGCCAGGACTCTACGAGCCCGTCGTGGTGGCGCTGGGCGCCAGCACGCGTGAGGAGGTGGAGGTCCTCCAGGGCCTCGCGGAGGGCGCGGAGGTCGTCACCACCGGCGCCTTCCTGCTCAAGACGGAGATCCTCAAGGACTCCATTGGCGCGGGCTGCTGCGAAACCTCGGGGGATGAGTAG
- a CDS encoding TlpA family protein disulfide reductase gives MRTRTAWSLLWLLGLSPLTGACKREPPPAYVRLQGTAPALAEMPASRALLVVFWASWCPPCVEETPQLLALAKAPPKGLQIAVISHDETPQAVESFFQGPPPASLHLRLDLDQRVGGAFGVDQLPVSFLIVDGRLVARFSGPRGWDAREMRRLLEKLIRETPGPASGAPD, from the coding sequence ATGCGCACTCGCACCGCGTGGAGCCTGCTGTGGCTGCTTGGCCTTTCGCCGCTGACCGGGGCATGCAAGCGCGAGCCGCCTCCCGCCTATGTCCGGCTCCAGGGGACCGCACCCGCGCTCGCCGAGATGCCGGCATCCCGCGCGCTGCTCGTCGTCTTCTGGGCGTCCTGGTGCCCGCCCTGCGTCGAGGAAACGCCCCAGCTCCTCGCCCTGGCCAAGGCGCCGCCCAAGGGCCTCCAGATCGCCGTCATCAGCCATGACGAGACGCCTCAAGCCGTGGAGTCCTTCTTCCAGGGGCCACCGCCAGCGTCGCTCCACCTCCGCCTCGACCTGGACCAACGCGTGGGTGGCGCCTTCGGCGTGGACCAGCTCCCCGTCAGCTTCCTCATCGTCGACGGGCGCCTGGTCGCCCGCTTCTCGGGCCCTCGGGGCTGGGATGCGCGAGAGATGCGCCGCCTGTTGGAGAAGTTGATTCGCGAAACCCCAGGACCGGCGTCCGGTGCGCCGGATTGA